In a single window of the Tigriopus californicus strain San Diego chromosome 2, Tcal_SD_v2.1, whole genome shotgun sequence genome:
- the LOC131892889 gene encoding uncharacterized protein LOC131892889, translating to MSNFLSWCRKKASGLCPTPQPPESSLIHGHPSPKMTVPDAISSSATAIASSSPQFLMEETSASFPGLGNNFRSLQRSSISSLALGSSFLDHSLSGAIELDVEALGPEIRTRRRELILVLVNWEVIDPVLAQEIESKPRTSEPLGSSFRARNLIQTNNYIWLPEHFSSCFVDFLNFRVTESETLEDILDQHFTVANCHADIFRGCMSCKSKIRDLLELAPVGVSGSEAGGDCHPISGSNVIVSEIDASFPTSLKNKKDKLPTSRTNATSLTPIVFYSFCLDRAVLLEETQHCARCHECFHWRYNHCPQCDRCSFGMGLGKCDHCGYMEAKDECTEDLALSSLSDGSPNAHSSPLRLKKTGSESVSQDIPSVKSVGDLLGYFESDDEIGEGNAEF from the exons ATGTCCAATTTTTTATCTTGGTGTCGTAAAAAAGCATCTGGTCTCTGTCCGACACCTCAACCACCGGAATCTTCTTTAATCCATGGGCATCCCAGCCCCAAAATGACTGTGCCCGACGCGATATCATCCTCGGCCACCGCTATAGCATCCTCGTCTCCTCAATTCTTGATGGAAGAGACTTCAGCCTCTTTCCCGGGTCTGGGCAACAATTTCCGATCGCTACAGCGATCCTCTATTTCCTCTTTGGCTCTGGGCTCCTCGTTCTTGGATCACTCGCTATCGG GTGCCATTGAGTTGGATGTAGAGGCCCTGGGCCCCGAGATTCGGACTCGTCGACGGGAATTGATTTTGGTCTTGGTTAATTGGGAAGTGATCGATCCTGTTCTAGCTCAAGAGATAGAATCTAAACCTAGGACGTCTGAACCCTTAGGCTCTAGCTTCAGGGCACGCAATCTGATCCAAACAAACAACTATATATGGCTACCCGAGCATTTCAGCTcttgctttgtggatttcctCAACTTTCGAGTGACTGAAAGTGAGACATTAGAAGACATCCTTGATCAGCACTTCACTGTAGCCAATTGCCATGCCGACATCTTTCGGGGATGTATGTCTTGCAAATCCAAGATCAG AGACTTGCTAGAGTTGGCTCCGGTTGGGGTTTCTGGATCTGAGGCCGGTGGGGATTGCCATCCAATCAGCGGCAGCAATGTCATTGTTAGTGAAATTGATGCTAGTTTCCCAACTTCTCTAAAGAACAAGAAGGACAAATTACCCACATCAAGGACCAACGCAACATCATTGACTCCCATTGTGTTCTATTCCTTTTGTCTTGACAGGGCAGTCTTATTAGAGGAAACTCAACACTGTGCCAG ATGTCACGAATGCTTTCATTGGCGCTATAATCATTGCCCTCAATGTGATCGATGTTCCTTTGGCATGGGACTTGGCAAATGTGATCATTGTGGCTACATGGAAGCCAAAGACGAGTGTACCGAAGATCTGGCTCTATCCTCGTTGAGCGATGGGAGTCCAAATGCGCATTCTAGTCCTTTGAGGCTCAAAAAGACAGGATCGGAGAGTGTGTCCCAGGATATTCCCTCCGTTAAGAGTGTGGGCGATCTTCTTGGGTATTTTGAAAGTGACGACGAAATTGGAGAAGGCAATGCGGAATTCTAG